In one Gloeocapsopsis sp. IPPAS B-1203 genomic region, the following are encoded:
- a CDS encoding alpha/beta fold hydrolase encodes MTQLEFLQDRYLKVEQIKTRYWYAGDCGSPIVLLHGAGSSIEAWSQNVRALAQEHQVYAFDMVGSGLSDKPIATYSLEYQVQFLRNFINTLKLQRAVFIGHSVGASLALKLALESPEQVEKLVLVSCFGLGREISIASRLLAAFPLIIHLSQPSPKNVRLILRQNVYDIKLVPSKWVEMRSEAFKLPGRKQAFVSFLRSNVNLLGVQQSVFRPIVSQLANISAPTLIIWGKQDAIVPVAHAHLAAKQISNAYLHVFDQCGHWAQFEHPHKFNQLVVEFLTAAQPEPVEK; translated from the coding sequence ATGACTCAACTTGAATTTCTGCAAGATCGCTATCTCAAGGTTGAACAGATCAAGACTCGTTACTGGTATGCAGGCGATTGTGGAAGTCCCATTGTTTTGCTACACGGAGCCGGAAGCTCAATCGAAGCCTGGAGTCAGAACGTTCGGGCACTTGCTCAAGAGCACCAAGTTTATGCCTTTGATATGGTTGGCTCTGGCTTATCCGATAAACCAATCGCGACCTACTCTTTAGAATATCAAGTGCAATTTCTGAGGAACTTTATTAACACGCTCAAGCTTCAACGCGCAGTTTTTATTGGACATTCAGTAGGCGCAAGTCTCGCACTTAAACTCGCATTAGAGTCACCTGAACAGGTGGAGAAATTAGTCTTAGTTTCCTGCTTTGGGTTAGGGCGAGAAATCAGCATTGCCAGTCGCTTACTCGCTGCATTTCCCCTGATTATTCATTTATCTCAGCCCAGCCCCAAGAATGTCAGGTTAATCCTGCGACAAAATGTCTATGACATTAAATTAGTGCCCAGTAAGTGGGTTGAAATGCGCTCTGAGGCTTTCAAATTACCTGGTCGTAAACAAGCATTTGTTTCGTTTTTGAGAAGCAATGTCAATCTGCTAGGTGTTCAGCAAAGTGTTTTTCGCCCGATTGTCAGCCAGCTTGCGAATATATCCGCGCCAACTCTAATTATTTGGGGCAAACAAGACGCAATTGTGCCAGTTGCCCATGCTCATCTCGCAGCGAAACAGATTTCTAATGCTTATTTGCACGTTTTCGATCAATGTGGGCATTGGGCACAGTTTGAACACCCACACAAATTTAATCAGTTAGTTGTAGAGTTCTTGACAGCAGCTCAACCGGAGCCTGTAGAAAAATGA
- a CDS encoding WHG domain-containing protein, whose translation MHQQALRQGILDDASNLLLREGLQALSMRRIAQIVGCSTTVLYTMFGSKQGLVEELYLKGFAMLRQTLEAVPQSDNWLEYLIALGEAYRAFALANSTYYAVMFCQTSPEFTPTKSCIQQSWSSFALLVSTVQACIDAETFVENNAQEVAKMLWAVVHGHVGLELTGHFTDSASAAARFNHTIRIILAGLTHRQFFD comes from the coding sequence TTGCATCAGCAAGCACTACGTCAAGGTATTTTGGACGATGCTAGTAATTTACTACTACGTGAGGGATTACAAGCCCTGTCTATGCGGCGGATTGCTCAAATAGTCGGATGCTCAACGACTGTTCTTTACACTATGTTTGGCAGTAAGCAAGGATTGGTCGAGGAGTTGTATTTGAAAGGCTTTGCAATGCTGCGTCAGACATTAGAAGCTGTTCCGCAATCTGACAACTGGCTGGAGTATCTTATCGCTTTAGGAGAAGCCTACCGAGCTTTTGCTTTGGCAAATTCAACCTATTACGCTGTGATGTTCTGCCAAACTAGTCCAGAGTTTACGCCAACTAAAAGCTGTATTCAACAAAGTTGGTCAAGCTTTGCACTGCTCGTCAGTACGGTACAAGCATGTATCGATGCAGAAACTTTTGTGGAGAACAACGCTCAAGAAGTGGCGAAAATGCTTTGGGCAGTTGTTCACGGTCATGTTGGATTAGAACTAACCGGACATTTCACAGACTCGGCAAGTGCCGCAGCACGATTTAACCACACAATCCGTATTATCCTAGCTGGACTGACTCATCGACAGTTCTTTGATTAG
- the lptB gene encoding LPS export ABC transporter ATP-binding protein — MNKIVLENIHKSYGKRVIVNRVNISVAQGEVVGLLGPNGAGKTTTFYIATGLEKPNEGTVWLDDKNITSLPMHQRARLGIGYLAQEPSIFRNLSVKDNLLLVLQQTNVPRREWQWRLNELLQEFRLEKVANTKGIQVSGGERRRTELARALASGRNGPSFLFLDEPFAGVDPIAVAEIQAMVKKLRDRHMGILITDHNVRETLAITDRAYIMREGQILAAGNAEELYNDPLVRQYYLGDKFQI; from the coding sequence GTGAACAAGATTGTCTTAGAAAATATCCACAAATCTTACGGTAAACGCGTTATTGTTAATCGCGTCAATATTTCTGTGGCGCAAGGCGAAGTTGTCGGGTTACTTGGTCCTAATGGTGCCGGAAAAACAACAACATTTTACATTGCGACAGGTCTAGAAAAGCCAAATGAAGGAACTGTGTGGCTAGACGACAAGAACATCACTTCACTACCAATGCATCAACGCGCGCGGTTAGGAATTGGCTATTTAGCCCAAGAACCAAGTATTTTCCGTAACCTCAGTGTTAAAGATAATCTCTTATTAGTTCTACAACAAACAAATGTTCCTCGGCGGGAATGGCAATGGCGGTTAAATGAATTATTACAAGAATTTCGCTTAGAAAAAGTTGCTAACACAAAAGGAATCCAAGTTTCTGGTGGCGAACGGCGACGTACCGAATTAGCAAGGGCATTAGCATCTGGGCGTAATGGACCAAGTTTTTTATTCTTAGATGAACCTTTTGCAGGTGTTGACCCGATCGCTGTTGCCGAAATTCAAGCTATGGTAAAAAAATTACGCGATCGCCATATGGGTATCCTGATCACTGACCACAATGTCCGCGAAACACTGGCAATTACAGATCGCGCCTATATCATGCGTGAAGGGCAAATCCTCGCAGCAGGTAACGCCGAAGAACTCTACAACGATCCTTTAGTACGGCAATACTATTTAGGCGATAAATTTCAGATTTAG
- a CDS encoding type II toxin-antitoxin system HicA family toxin has product MSSRLPRVSATEAIKVLEKIGFALSQQSGSHKIYRKC; this is encoded by the coding sequence TTGAGTTCTCGCCTTCCTAGAGTTTCAGCTACAGAAGCTATCAAAGTTTTAGAAAAAATAGGATTCGCCCTATCTCAACAAAGTGGAAGTCACAAAATTTACCGAAAATGCTGA
- a CDS encoding LptA/OstA family protein, whose protein sequence is MMPHLPSLIRHRLAIALLPFTLLSAIALNSPLPSARGQTADQNSLIINSDVQEANSQTGIFTARGNVQMNYPARQIQATAAQAQYFSEERRIILSGDVYILQQGNSIRGENVTYLIDEGRFIATPKANQQVQSIYIVSDPNPNQLPGTPPAPAVPPLAPNPGS, encoded by the coding sequence ATGATGCCCCATTTGCCTTCTCTGATCCGTCATCGTTTAGCGATCGCACTGCTACCATTTACGTTACTAAGTGCGATCGCCTTAAACAGTCCTTTACCAAGTGCTAGAGGTCAAACTGCTGACCAAAATTCATTGATCATCAATTCTGATGTTCAAGAAGCTAACTCGCAAACAGGAATTTTTACAGCACGCGGTAATGTTCAAATGAATTACCCAGCGCGGCAAATTCAAGCAACTGCGGCGCAAGCACAATATTTTAGCGAAGAACGAAGAATTATTTTAAGTGGTGATGTGTATATTTTACAACAAGGAAACAGCATTCGAGGTGAAAATGTCACGTATCTGATCGACGAAGGGCGATTTATCGCGACACCTAAAGCAAACCAGCAAGTGCAATCTATCTATATTGTTTCCGATCCTAATCCTAATCAACTACCAGGAACCCCACCTGCACCCGCAGTCCCACCGTTAGCACCCAACCCAGGATCGTAA
- a CDS encoding type II toxin-antitoxin system HicB family antitoxin — protein sequence MNRFLFPVVIEKDEEGYFASCPTLQGCYTQGDSYEEALQNIQDTILLHIEDRVANGEEVPKSHMSLTTVEVQV from the coding sequence ATGAACCGTTTTCTGTTTCCTGTCGTAATTGAAAAGGACGAGGAAGGCTATTTTGCATCATGTCCAACACTACAGGGCTGCTATACTCAAGGGGATTCCTATGAGGAAGCTCTGCAAAATATTCAAGATACCATCCTTCTACACATCGAAGACAGAGTAGCAAATGGTGAAGAGGTTCCCAAATCCCACATGAGTCTGACCACCGTAGAGGTGCAGGTTTGA
- a CDS encoding SMR family transporter → MMQSSWYAWLLVITAAIANATGTIFLKQSRLTAAKTGFIAVLFSPWFLSALLIYTLGLLLFTKALGQLPVSASQPVMAGVSFISVALIASVLFGERLSFNQLVALGLIVAGIAVMTRS, encoded by the coding sequence ATGATGCAATCTTCCTGGTATGCTTGGCTGCTGGTTATTACCGCCGCGATCGCAAATGCAACTGGTACGATTTTCCTTAAACAGTCTCGTCTTACGGCTGCTAAGACAGGATTTATCGCAGTGTTATTTTCTCCTTGGTTTCTGAGTGCATTGCTAATTTATACTCTTGGGCTGCTGCTTTTTACTAAAGCTTTGGGGCAATTGCCTGTTTCTGCGAGTCAACCTGTGATGGCGGGTGTTAGTTTTATCTCGGTCGCTTTGATCGCGAGTGTGTTATTCGGTGAAAGATTATCGTTTAATCAGCTAGTTGCCTTAGGTTTAATTGTTGCTGGAATTGCTGTGATGACTCGTTCATAA
- the typA gene encoding translational GTPase TypA: protein MTLPIRNVAIIAHVDHGKTTLVDALLRQSGIFREGEDVPDCVMDSNALERERGITILAKNTAVSYKDTLINIVDTPGHADFGGEVERVLGMVDGCILIVDANEGPMPQTRFVLKKALEKGLRPIVVVNKIDRPQADPHGAVDKVLDLFIELGADDDQCDFPYLFASGLEGYAKEDLDAEGVDMQPLFEAVLHHVPPPVGDPDKPLQLQVTTLDYSEYLGRIVIGRIHNGTIRMGQQAALITETGNIVKAKVTKLMGFEGLKRIEMQEASAGNIVAVAGFADANIGETITCPNEPQALPLIKVDEPTLQMTFSVNDSPFAGQEGSFVTSRQLRDRLFRELETNVALRIEETDSPDKFLVSGRGELHLGILIETMRREGYEFQVSQPQVIYREVNGQPCEPYEYLVLDIPEEGVGGCIERLGQRRGEMQDMQVGGNGRTQLEFVIPARGLVGFRGEFMRLTRGDGIMNHSFLDYRPLSGEIEARRNGVLIAFEEGTATFYAMRNAEDRGVFFITPGIKVYKGMIVGEHNRQQDLELNVCKTKQLTNHRASGGEELVQLQAPMEMSLERALEYISSDELVEVTPQSIRLRKMAKKLAKR, encoded by the coding sequence ATGACGCTCCCTATTCGTAACGTTGCCATTATTGCCCACGTTGACCACGGCAAAACTACCCTGGTTGACGCTTTGCTTCGACAATCTGGTATTTTTCGCGAAGGGGAAGACGTTCCAGACTGCGTCATGGACTCTAACGCTTTAGAAAGAGAGCGGGGCATTACAATCTTGGCAAAAAATACAGCGGTTAGCTACAAAGATACGCTGATTAATATTGTTGATACTCCTGGACACGCAGATTTTGGCGGTGAAGTTGAGCGCGTTCTGGGAATGGTTGATGGCTGTATCCTGATTGTGGATGCAAACGAAGGACCAATGCCTCAAACACGCTTTGTTTTGAAAAAAGCACTAGAAAAAGGCTTACGTCCAATTGTTGTCGTCAACAAAATTGACCGTCCCCAAGCTGATCCGCATGGCGCAGTTGATAAAGTCTTGGATCTGTTTATTGAATTGGGTGCAGACGACGATCAGTGCGACTTTCCTTATTTATTCGCATCTGGTTTAGAAGGCTACGCCAAAGAAGATCTTGATGCTGAAGGGGTAGATATGCAACCCCTATTTGAAGCGGTTCTCCACCATGTCCCACCCCCAGTAGGCGATCCTGACAAACCCTTACAATTGCAAGTCACAACCTTAGATTATTCTGAATACCTAGGGCGAATTGTCATTGGTAGAATCCACAACGGTACAATCCGCATGGGTCAACAAGCGGCTTTAATTACCGAAACAGGCAACATTGTTAAAGCCAAAGTTACCAAGTTGATGGGTTTTGAGGGACTCAAGCGCATTGAAATGCAAGAAGCGTCTGCAGGCAATATTGTTGCGGTTGCCGGATTTGCAGATGCAAACATTGGGGAAACAATAACCTGTCCGAACGAACCGCAGGCGCTACCACTGATTAAAGTCGATGAACCAACACTGCAAATGACTTTCTCAGTGAATGATTCGCCGTTTGCTGGACAAGAAGGAAGTTTTGTCACCTCGCGACAATTACGCGATCGCCTATTCCGCGAATTGGAAACAAACGTCGCCCTGCGGATTGAAGAAACAGATTCACCCGATAAATTCTTAGTGTCTGGTCGAGGTGAATTACACTTGGGAATTCTCATTGAAACAATGCGACGTGAAGGTTACGAGTTTCAAGTTTCCCAGCCACAAGTTATTTACCGCGAAGTTAACGGTCAACCTTGCGAACCTTACGAATATTTAGTGCTAGATATTCCTGAAGAAGGTGTCGGTGGCTGTATTGAACGCTTAGGGCAACGTCGCGGCGAAATGCAAGATATGCAAGTTGGTGGTAATGGTCGCACGCAATTAGAATTTGTGATTCCAGCACGCGGTTTAGTCGGTTTTCGCGGTGAATTCATGCGCCTGACTCGTGGTGATGGCATTATGAACCATAGCTTCCTCGATTACCGTCCACTTAGTGGCGAAATTGAAGCGCGTCGTAATGGGGTATTAATTGCCTTTGAGGAAGGAACCGCAACTTTCTATGCAATGAGAAACGCTGAAGATCGCGGTGTTTTCTTTATTACTCCAGGGATTAAAGTTTATAAAGGCATGATTGTTGGCGAACACAACCGCCAGCAAGATTTAGAACTTAATGTTTGCAAAACAAAACAACTGACGAATCATCGTGCTTCTGGCGGTGAAGAATTAGTCCAGTTGCAAGCACCGATGGAAATGAGTTTAGAACGTGCTTTAGAGTATATTAGCTCTGACGAACTAGTAGAAGTCACACCACAATCAATTCGTCTGCGGAAAATGGCGAAAAAGTTGGCAAAGCGTTGA
- a CDS encoding DUF58 domain-containing protein, which produces MTLNKQMADWLESRWVTPAYSGWVLIGVTSCFFGAAVNTMAGWLYVLSGLGFALLGIAAVVPVRSLRGIQIRRATIQPVSAGEALTVEIEIANHTTRPKNLLQIQDLLPFVLGQPVQAPIEIIPPQSSYQWVYHQPTQQRGVYRWHNVQLRTAAPVGLFWCRRQQETPATAIVYPTVLPLTTCPIIDSIGQENHAKSNNQQRVELATEGLTRSLRPYRQGDPLRLIHWRSSARYGEFRVRELELMTEGRELVICLDSAATWEENSFEQAVITAASLYFYAQKQQLSVQLWTAATGLVQGNRAVLHALAATHFNEVQVANVPQSCLVWLSQNPSILKTISPDSYWILWGDDSTVNHNSFGIVIDKDQPLPSQLQQVVRVGRGV; this is translated from the coding sequence ATGACCTTAAACAAACAAATGGCTGACTGGCTAGAGTCTCGTTGGGTCACACCAGCTTACAGTGGTTGGGTACTCATCGGAGTCACTAGCTGTTTTTTTGGTGCTGCTGTTAATACAATGGCAGGATGGCTATATGTTTTAAGCGGCTTGGGTTTTGCCTTATTAGGAATTGCTGCAGTTGTCCCTGTGCGATCGCTTCGCGGTATCCAAATTCGTCGTGCAACCATTCAACCAGTGAGTGCAGGTGAAGCATTAACTGTAGAAATTGAAATTGCTAACCACACAACACGTCCTAAAAATCTCCTGCAAATTCAAGATTTATTACCTTTTGTTTTAGGTCAACCAGTACAAGCACCCATCGAAATAATTCCACCACAATCAAGTTATCAATGGGTTTATCATCAGCCGACACAACAACGGGGTGTCTACCGTTGGCATAATGTACAATTAAGAACTGCTGCACCTGTAGGGTTATTTTGGTGTCGTCGTCAGCAAGAAACCCCTGCTACAGCCATTGTTTACCCTACTGTTTTGCCACTAACAACGTGTCCGATTATTGACAGTATAGGACAGGAAAATCATGCTAAGTCAAATAACCAACAGCGTGTCGAATTAGCAACTGAAGGATTAACGCGATCGCTTCGTCCTTATCGTCAAGGAGATCCTTTACGCTTAATCCACTGGCGCAGTAGTGCCCGTTACGGAGAGTTTCGTGTCAGGGAATTAGAATTAATGACCGAAGGACGCGAACTAGTCATTTGCTTAGATAGCGCTGCAACTTGGGAAGAAAATAGTTTTGAACAAGCCGTGATTACTGCTGCATCATTATATTTTTATGCGCAAAAGCAACAATTAAGCGTACAACTTTGGACAGCCGCAACAGGTTTAGTTCAGGGAAATAGAGCAGTCTTACACGCTTTAGCTGCAACGCATTTTAATGAAGTGCAAGTAGCAAATGTACCTCAAAGTTGTCTTGTTTGGTTGAGTCAAAATCCATCAATTTTGAAGACAATTTCTCCCGATAGTTATTGGATACTATGGGGGGATGATTCAACAGTTAATCATAATTCTTTTGGTATTGTCATTGATAAAGATCAGCCATTGCCATCTCAATTACAGCAGGTTGTGCGAGTAGGGCGTGGTGTTTGA
- a CDS encoding LptF/LptG family permease, with product MTIASHKFAKIPSLTLFSVMDRYIAMELLPPFLFGVGAFSSVGVAIGTLFDLVRRVVESGLPLEIALQVFLLQFPSFVVLAFPMSTLLAVLMTYGRFSSDSELIALRGCGISVYRIALPAIILSLVVTGITFLFNEQIVPASNYQATLTLNQALKRDTPTFQEENIIYPEYEDVEQADGERMRILSRLFYADRFDGQTMTGLTIIDRSKDGLNQIVMAENAAWNPQQNLWDFYDGTIYLVSSDSSYRNIVRFKHQQLQLPRAPLDISSKGRDYNEMNIAEARDRLEIIRFSGDEQKIRKLRVRIQEKIAFPFVCVVFGLVGTALGTKPQRRAGKATSFGVSVVIIFTYYLFSFISSALGVAGILTPVMSAWLPNLFGFTAGGLLLVRAAR from the coding sequence ATGACAATCGCTAGTCACAAATTTGCAAAAATCCCATCACTGACTCTGTTTTCAGTGATGGATCGCTACATTGCGATGGAACTGCTACCACCATTTTTATTTGGCGTTGGTGCTTTTTCTTCGGTGGGAGTTGCGATCGGGACATTATTTGATTTAGTACGGCGAGTCGTAGAGTCGGGACTACCATTGGAAATTGCGTTGCAGGTGTTTCTCTTGCAGTTTCCTTCGTTTGTAGTGTTGGCGTTTCCAATGTCTACGCTATTGGCTGTGTTGATGACATACGGTCGCTTTTCTAGTGATAGCGAACTTATTGCCTTACGAGGTTGTGGAATTAGTGTTTATCGTATCGCTTTACCTGCAATCATTCTCAGTTTAGTTGTTACTGGAATTACGTTTTTATTTAACGAGCAAATTGTTCCTGCATCAAACTATCAAGCGACACTAACTTTAAATCAAGCACTTAAGCGAGATACCCCCACATTTCAAGAAGAAAATATAATTTATCCTGAATACGAAGACGTGGAACAAGCTGATGGCGAGAGGATGAGGATCTTGTCACGGTTATTTTATGCAGATCGCTTTGACGGTCAAACAATGACAGGCTTGACTATTATTGATCGCTCTAAAGATGGTTTAAATCAAATTGTCATGGCAGAGAATGCGGCGTGGAATCCGCAACAAAACCTTTGGGATTTCTATGATGGTACGATTTATCTTGTTTCGTCAGATAGTTCTTATCGCAACATTGTCAGATTTAAACATCAGCAACTACAGTTACCTCGTGCGCCGTTAGATATCTCCAGCAAAGGGCGAGATTACAATGAAATGAATATTGCAGAAGCACGCGATCGCTTAGAAATTATTCGTTTTAGCGGTGACGAACAAAAAATTCGCAAACTGAGAGTCCGCATTCAAGAAAAAATTGCGTTTCCATTTGTTTGTGTTGTATTTGGCTTAGTCGGTACTGCTTTAGGAACTAAACCGCAACGTCGCGCCGGAAAAGCAACCAGCTTTGGTGTCAGTGTAGTGATTATTTTTACGTACTACTTATTTAGTTTTATCTCTAGTGCTTTAGGAGTAGCAGGGATTTTAACTCCTGTGATGTCAGCCTGGCTACCTAATCTCTTTGGCTTTACTGCAGGTGGGCTATTGTTAGTTCGCGCAGCACGATAG
- a CDS encoding DUF309 domain-containing protein produces MNESIPDEFWQSVEQFNTRQFYACHDTLEALWMEASDPEKTFYQGILQLAVALYHLGNSNWRGAVILLGEGTNKLQRYSPTFGGIDVEELIDSSCQLLTQLQQAGPEKVHEWIVQKEVNENSDLLPIITIAQSE; encoded by the coding sequence ATGAATGAATCAATACCAGATGAGTTTTGGCAAAGCGTAGAGCAATTTAATACACGACAGTTCTACGCCTGTCACGATACATTAGAGGCTTTGTGGATGGAAGCATCAGATCCAGAGAAAACATTTTATCAAGGGATCTTACAACTTGCTGTCGCGCTTTATCACTTGGGTAATAGTAACTGGCGGGGAGCAGTTATTCTACTGGGAGAAGGCACAAATAAACTGCAACGGTACTCACCGACTTTTGGCGGTATTGATGTCGAAGAACTCATTGATTCCAGTTGTCAGTTATTGACACAATTGCAGCAAGCAGGACCAGAAAAAGTTCATGAGTGGATAGTTCAAAAAGAAGTTAACGAAAATTCAGACTTGCTACCAATAATTACAATAGCGCAATCAGAATAA
- a CDS encoding ferredoxin thioredoxin reductase catalytic beta subunit: protein MKPTDSSNLSTDKSLEAMWQFAQTYAKRTGTYFCAEPSVTAVVIEGLAKHKDDLGAPLCPCRHYEDKKAEAGAAFWNCPCVPMRERKECHCMLFLTPDNEFAGEQQDIPIETIQEVRSSMG from the coding sequence ATGAAACCCACAGATAGCAGCAACTTATCTACGGATAAAAGTTTGGAAGCGATGTGGCAGTTTGCTCAAACTTACGCTAAGCGCACAGGAACTTACTTTTGTGCTGAACCTTCAGTGACAGCTGTGGTGATTGAAGGACTTGCCAAACATAAAGATGATTTAGGTGCGCCTTTATGTCCTTGCCGTCACTACGAAGATAAAAAGGCAGAAGCAGGTGCAGCTTTTTGGAATTGTCCTTGTGTTCCTATGCGCGAACGTAAAGAGTGTCACTGTATGTTGTTTTTGACGCCAGATAATGAGTTTGCTGGCGAACAGCAAGATATTCCTATAGAGACGATTCAAGAAGTACGCTCTAGCATGGGATGA